Proteins from a genomic interval of bacterium:
- a CDS encoding sulfatase-like hydrolase/transferase: MRRLAVVLLIIILGLLSFYSYQKHLRQRKEAIATQAPLQRNVYMITASGLRADHLSSYMYQPIQTPAIDFLAYDGVRFTNAYTPSTESLTAHLSILTGIYPFHEPLKKTTEYLLDLGERSLPKDLLTLPDILTSKGYRTAAFLADPELRFPAFFGGVFHQFYTGDEILYPWQTAYSTATACKLAREWIRNNRAIPHFLLLNFHEPTFPFEPPAPYNRQYAKYPYDGEIAGVDEQVGLFVDLLKELGLFQRSIIVLTAPYGETLGDQSRYAYPNNPVLHVPLLITAPGLLPRHENYDAQVSLIDLVPTILELLELTIDAPKDGLPLFGEDKQQISREFVLGTMPFARLLGFPAEYFVRTGEFLYVNGAEEKVIPHHSVPVSEAGIAEKIKKGREILKKEGISSVSRSETEVETEPTLLLEKVIELARQKRPEIGLDLLQVFAEQLPQSAYKETLAGMLSSACGDQEGALVALRKAVQLAPTPRPNPFLARSALAAGHPEEAWEAMKRYKRAAPYLSYDVRSTYGIALYQLNRNEEALLEFDTVLRQNPRYSEAYLYRGKIWKKLGRFAEAEKDWKMAIEVSWNHVAAYRELASLFETHGQPADALPYLRQLLRFEPQNYEAMLQLAMLHQKAGNQAEARKLSQQVILYSDSEELKSRAKQIISSF; this comes from the coding sequence ACATGATCACCGCGTCCGGGCTGCGGGCAGATCATCTGAGCAGCTATATGTATCAGCCGATCCAGACACCCGCGATCGACTTCCTGGCCTATGACGGCGTTCGTTTTACCAACGCTTATACTCCATCCACAGAATCGTTGACGGCCCATCTTTCCATTTTGACAGGGATTTATCCGTTTCATGAGCCATTGAAAAAGACCACCGAATACCTGCTTGATCTTGGCGAACGCTCATTGCCAAAGGATTTGTTGACTCTTCCCGATATCTTGACGAGTAAGGGTTATCGGACTGCCGCCTTTCTCGCTGATCCGGAATTGCGGTTTCCCGCTTTCTTCGGAGGCGTCTTTCACCAATTCTATACGGGAGATGAAATCCTCTATCCATGGCAAACAGCTTACTCCACTGCAACGGCTTGCAAATTGGCCCGCGAGTGGATTAGAAACAACCGCGCCATTCCACATTTTCTACTTCTCAATTTCCATGAACCGACTTTTCCGTTTGAGCCTCCCGCACCGTACAACCGCCAGTATGCAAAATACCCTTATGACGGTGAGATTGCGGGTGTGGATGAGCAGGTTGGACTTTTCGTGGATCTGCTAAAGGAGCTGGGATTGTTCCAAAGATCGATCATTGTATTGACCGCTCCATACGGGGAGACTCTCGGAGATCAGAGCCGTTACGCATATCCAAACAATCCCGTGCTTCATGTTCCGCTCTTGATAACAGCTCCCGGCCTTCTGCCGCGCCATGAAAATTACGATGCTCAGGTCAGTTTGATCGATCTCGTTCCTACAATTTTGGAGTTGCTCGAACTAACGATCGATGCTCCAAAGGATGGCTTGCCCCTTTTTGGTGAAGATAAACAACAAATCTCGCGTGAATTTGTTTTGGGTACGATGCCTTTCGCAAGACTTCTTGGATTTCCCGCCGAGTATTTTGTTCGCACGGGAGAATTCCTGTATGTAAATGGAGCGGAAGAAAAGGTCATTCCGCATCACTCTGTGCCGGTGAGCGAAGCTGGAATAGCAGAAAAGATCAAGAAGGGACGGGAGATATTGAAGAAGGAAGGGATCTCGAGTGTGTCGCGCTCTGAAACAGAGGTGGAGACGGAACCTACGCTTCTTCTGGAAAAAGTGATCGAGCTTGCGCGGCAGAAACGACCGGAAATAGGGCTCGATTTGCTGCAAGTGTTTGCAGAACAGCTTCCGCAAAGCGCTTACAAAGAAACGCTGGCCGGCATGCTTTCTTCCGCCTGCGGCGATCAGGAAGGGGCTCTGGTGGCGCTCCGCAAGGCGGTACAGCTCGCCCCGACTCCGCGACCGAATCCGTTTCTGGCAAGGTCAGCGCTCGCGGCCGGACATCCGGAAGAAGCATGGGAAGCCATGAAGCGCTACAAGCGTGCGGCACCCTATTTATCATACGATGTTCGTAGTACGTACGGTATTGCGCTCTATCAGCTGAACCGCAACGAAGAGGCGCTTCTCGAATTCGATACGGTTCTTCGCCAGAATCCACGATACTCCGAAGCCTATCTTTACCGCGGCAAGATCTGGAAGAAACTGGGCCGTTTCGCTGAAGCGGAAAAAGATTGGAAGATGGCCATCGAAGTCAGCTGGAACCATGTCGCCGCATACCGTGAACTCGCTTCTCTGTTTGAAACGCATGGACAGCCGGCAGACGCCCTGCCGTATTTACGGCAGCTCCTGCGTTTCGAACCGCAAAATTATGAAGCAATGCTGCAACTGGCGATGCTTCATCAGAAGGCCGGCAATCAAGCGGAAGCGCGAAAACTCTCCCAGCAGGTGATCCTCTATTCCGATAGTGAAGAGCTGAAATCACGCGCGAAACAGATAATAAGCAGTTTTTAA
- a CDS encoding PilZ domain-containing protein, whose amino-acid sequence MDEERRSSPRVEINVEMEVRQNGDVFSGTSVNVSETGILIQTNKILDPGESVIVRVSSPGQAEIVGTGTVIRHEDLGLGKHAIAVQWELTISQKHALRRMVQTIKEA is encoded by the coding sequence ATGGATGAAGAAAGAAGGTCATCTCCGCGGGTGGAGATCAACGTTGAGATGGAAGTGCGCCAGAACGGAGATGTATTTTCCGGCACCTCGGTGAATGTGAGTGAAACGGGGATCCTGATTCAGACCAATAAAATTCTGGATCCCGGTGAATCTGTAATCGTTCGAGTTTCCTCACCCGGACAGGCTGAGATTGTCGGCACAGGAACTGTGATCCGGCATGAAGATCTGGGTCTTGGAAAACACGCAATCGCGGTCCAGTGGGAGCTCACCATCTCGCAGAAACACGCTTTGCGCCGCATGGTCCAAACCATCAAAGAAGCGTAA